One window from the genome of Streptococcus salivarius encodes:
- a CDS encoding response regulator transcription factor, with protein sequence MNIYILEDDLMQQTRISDIIRELVSEGTFSVRKLEVFSKPHKLLSSINEKGNHQVFLLDIDIDGERKKGLEVASEIRQQDANAVIIFVTTHSEFAPISFKYKVSALDFIDKTVSNAEFKQQLKQTLTFVNQKVGDLDDDEIFVFETAQSRIQVPMRDIYYFATAVTPHKVMLITKTERLEFYANLGDITSVNKKLFSCHRSFLVNLDNISRIDKTQLMIYFENDDSCPVSRLKMKALLKKWSEVKEH encoded by the coding sequence ATGAATATTTACATTTTAGAAGATGACTTAATGCAGCAAACACGTATTAGTGACATCATCAGAGAATTGGTTTCAGAGGGCACGTTTTCCGTACGAAAACTTGAAGTTTTTTCTAAACCTCACAAACTATTGTCCAGTATCAACGAAAAGGGCAACCATCAGGTTTTCCTTTTGGATATTGATATTGATGGTGAGCGAAAGAAGGGGCTAGAAGTAGCCTCAGAAATTCGCCAACAAGATGCTAATGCGGTTATTATTTTTGTGACAACTCACTCAGAGTTTGCACCGATTAGTTTTAAATACAAGGTTTCTGCACTAGATTTTATTGATAAGACAGTTTCTAATGCAGAGTTCAAACAACAACTAAAACAAACATTGACTTTTGTAAATCAAAAAGTTGGAGATTTGGATGATGATGAGATATTTGTGTTTGAAACAGCACAGTCTCGAATTCAAGTCCCTATGAGAGATATTTATTACTTTGCGACTGCTGTGACACCTCATAAGGTGATGCTGATTACCAAAACAGAGCGTTTGGAGTTTTATGCCAATCTTGGAGATATTACTTCGGTGAATAAAAAACTCTTTTCTTGTCATCGCTCGTTTTTAGTTAATTTGGATAATATTTCTCGTATTGATAAGACTCAGTTGATGATTTACTTTGAAAATGACGATTCTTGTCCAGTTTCACGTTTGAAAATGAAGGCCTTGCTTAAAAAATGGTCTGAGGTAAAAGAACATTAG